From a region of the Streptomyces tirandamycinicus genome:
- a CDS encoding DUF6986 family protein — MGQQEKVSTSLAGAVGEGISASLAPVDAELARRYPGDPGTRQPVHTVYVPGDAFGAGTIRSWGDQALASLDEHAPDAAALARVLGLPGDLAEAVYTRVRAKLEREPVEDLRVDFEDGYHGRDEDADAARAARLLSEAHARGTAAPYTGIRMKCMEAAVRDRGIRTTDVFLTGLMEHGGLPGGLVLTLPKVTYPEQVTAFVRLLEAFEKTHGLDTGRIGFEIQIETSQAILAADGTATVARMIDAAEGRATGLHYGTFDYSACLGVSAAHQASDHPAADHAKAVMQVAAAGTGVRVSDGSTNVLPVGGTEQVHQAWRLHYGLTRRALARAYYQGWDMHPGHLPTRYAAVFAFYREGLQAAAARLAAYVARTEGDIMDEPATAKALSGYLLRGLDCGALDDDEVTRLTGLTRAELDGFARPRRGDLTATAR, encoded by the coding sequence ATGGGTCAGCAGGAGAAGGTGTCGACGAGCCTCGCCGGCGCGGTCGGCGAGGGCATCAGCGCCTCCCTCGCACCGGTGGACGCCGAGCTCGCCCGCCGGTACCCGGGAGACCCCGGCACCCGCCAGCCCGTCCACACCGTCTATGTGCCCGGCGACGCCTTCGGCGCCGGAACGATCCGCTCCTGGGGCGACCAGGCGCTCGCCTCGCTGGACGAGCACGCCCCGGACGCAGCGGCCCTCGCCCGGGTGCTCGGACTCCCCGGCGACCTCGCGGAGGCCGTCTACACCCGGGTACGGGCCAAGCTGGAACGCGAGCCCGTGGAGGACCTCCGCGTCGACTTCGAGGACGGGTACCACGGCCGCGACGAGGACGCCGACGCCGCCCGTGCCGCCCGCCTGCTCTCCGAGGCGCACGCCCGGGGCACGGCGGCGCCGTACACGGGCATCCGCATGAAGTGCATGGAGGCCGCCGTACGCGACCGCGGCATCCGCACCACCGACGTCTTCCTGACCGGCCTGATGGAGCACGGCGGACTGCCCGGCGGCCTCGTCCTCACCCTCCCGAAGGTCACCTACCCGGAGCAGGTCACGGCCTTCGTCCGGCTCCTCGAGGCCTTCGAGAAGACCCACGGACTCGACACGGGACGGATCGGGTTCGAGATCCAGATCGAGACCAGCCAGGCCATCCTCGCCGCCGACGGCACCGCGACCGTCGCCCGCATGATCGACGCCGCCGAGGGCCGCGCCACCGGGCTGCACTACGGCACCTTCGACTACAGCGCCTGCCTCGGCGTCAGCGCCGCCCACCAGGCGAGCGACCACCCCGCCGCCGACCACGCCAAGGCCGTCATGCAGGTCGCCGCCGCCGGCACCGGCGTACGGGTCTCGGACGGCTCCACCAATGTGCTGCCGGTGGGCGGCACCGAGCAGGTGCACCAGGCCTGGCGGCTCCACTACGGCCTGACCCGCCGCGCCCTGGCCCGTGCCTACTACCAGGGCTGGGACATGCACCCCGGCCACCTCCCGACCCGCTATGCCGCCGTGTTCGCGTTCTACCGCGAGGGCCTTCAGGCCGCTGCCGCGCGCCTCGCCGCCTACGTGGCCCGCACCGAGGGCGACATCATGGACGAGCCCGCCACGGCGAAGGCGCTCAGCGGCTACCTGCTGCGCGGACTGGACTGCGGCGCGCTCGACGACGACGAGGTCACCCGCCTCACCGGCCTCACCCGGGCCGAGCTCGACGGCTTCGCCCGGCCGCGCCGCGGCGATCTGACGGCCACCGCCCGGTAG
- a CDS encoding HAD-IC family P-type ATPase yields the protein MADDTHHGLAAHEVVLLLQSDADRGLGPGEAERRLERFGPNVLPPATGGGLLWRVLRQFHHPLVYVLLVAGAITAALSAYVDSAVIFAVVLLNAVIGFVQESKAETALEGLRAMVRTTATVVRGGRERNVPSSELVPGDLVVVEAGGKVPADVRLVRASELRVDESALTGESVPVAKDETVLDLRTPVADRRNMLHSGTLVTSGRGAGIAVATGAETELGRIHRLVGAAERLATPLTVKLAAFSRILTVVILVLAAVTFAIGVVRGRGVVETFTSAVALAVGAIPEGLPAAVTITLAIGVARMARRRAVIRRMPAVETLGSTTVICSDKTGTLTENQMTVQTVWTPDDVFDVTGSGYGGDGALHDAAGAVATGGVHRALHWCLLAGAGCNDAVLVRGDGRWDLVGDPTEGAMLAVAGKGGLSAPAVTRRHPRVGTIPFSSERQYMATLHRDTDTGGHLVLAKGATERILGLCGAQMAADGGIRPLDPGAVLAAVEGLAASGLRVLATAALPSADPGAFTERQLPGTLVLTGLQAMLDPPRAGAAAAVSACRTAGITVKMITGDHAATAAAVAARIGLLDASGAREGQVLTGADLTALPDHAYPAAVDRARVFARVSPEQKLRLVQALQERGQVVAMTGDGVNDAPALRQANIGIAMGRGGTEVAKDAADMVLTDDDFATIEAAVEEGRGVFDNLTKFIVWTLPTNMGEGLVILVAILLGATLPILPTQILWINMTTAVALGLMLAFEPKEAGIMSRPPRDPARPLLTGALVVRILLVSALLVAGSWWLFTWERGTGASLPEARTAAVNLFVAVELFYLFSCRSLTRSAWRLGLFGNRWIIAGVITQTAGQLALTYLPAMNRLFDTAPVSGEAWLRILGIAALTALVVAADKRLRHQRL from the coding sequence GTGGCCGACGACACCCACCACGGGCTGGCCGCCCACGAGGTGGTGCTGCTGCTGCAGAGCGATGCCGACCGCGGCCTCGGACCCGGCGAGGCGGAACGCCGACTGGAGCGGTTCGGCCCCAATGTGCTGCCCCCGGCGACGGGCGGCGGCCTGCTGTGGCGGGTCCTGCGCCAGTTCCATCACCCACTGGTCTACGTCCTGCTCGTCGCGGGCGCGATCACCGCGGCGCTGAGTGCGTATGTCGACTCGGCGGTGATCTTCGCGGTGGTGCTGCTGAACGCCGTGATCGGGTTCGTCCAGGAGTCGAAGGCCGAGACGGCGCTGGAGGGGCTGCGGGCGATGGTCCGTACGACGGCCACGGTGGTGCGGGGCGGGCGCGAGCGGAACGTGCCGTCATCGGAACTGGTCCCCGGGGACCTGGTCGTGGTGGAGGCCGGCGGCAAGGTACCGGCGGACGTGCGACTGGTCCGGGCCTCGGAGCTCCGTGTGGACGAGTCGGCGCTCACCGGCGAGTCCGTGCCCGTGGCCAAGGACGAGACGGTGCTGGACCTGCGGACCCCGGTCGCCGACCGGCGCAACATGCTGCACTCCGGAACCCTGGTGACATCGGGGCGGGGCGCGGGCATCGCGGTGGCGACGGGCGCGGAGACCGAGCTGGGGCGGATCCACCGCCTGGTGGGGGCGGCGGAACGGCTGGCGACACCGCTGACCGTCAAGCTCGCTGCCTTCAGCAGGATCCTGACCGTGGTCATCCTGGTTCTGGCCGCGGTGACCTTCGCGATCGGCGTGGTCCGCGGACGGGGCGTGGTGGAGACCTTCACCTCCGCGGTCGCCCTCGCGGTGGGGGCGATTCCCGAGGGTCTTCCGGCCGCCGTCACCATCACGCTGGCCATCGGCGTCGCGCGCATGGCGCGCCGCCGGGCGGTGATCCGCAGGATGCCCGCGGTGGAGACGCTCGGCAGCACCACGGTCATCTGCTCGGACAAGACCGGCACCCTGACCGAGAACCAGATGACGGTGCAGACGGTGTGGACACCCGACGACGTCTTCGACGTGACCGGCTCCGGGTACGGCGGTGACGGTGCGCTGCACGACGCGGCCGGTGCGGTGGCCACCGGCGGCGTGCACCGCGCCCTGCACTGGTGCCTGCTGGCCGGCGCCGGGTGCAACGACGCGGTACTCGTCCGCGGGGACGGCAGGTGGGACCTGGTGGGCGATCCCACCGAGGGCGCCATGCTGGCCGTCGCCGGCAAGGGCGGCCTGAGCGCGCCGGCCGTGACCCGGCGCCATCCCCGGGTCGGGACGATCCCCTTCAGCTCCGAGCGGCAGTACATGGCCACGCTGCACCGCGACACGGACACCGGTGGCCACCTGGTGCTGGCCAAGGGCGCCACCGAGCGGATCCTCGGTCTCTGCGGCGCGCAGATGGCCGCCGACGGCGGAATCCGGCCGCTGGACCCCGGCGCGGTCCTGGCGGCCGTCGAGGGCCTGGCGGCCAGTGGCCTCAGGGTCCTGGCGACAGCCGCGCTGCCGTCCGCCGATCCCGGCGCCTTCACCGAGCGGCAGCTGCCCGGGACGCTGGTCCTCACCGGGCTGCAGGCGATGCTCGACCCTCCCCGCGCCGGCGCTGCCGCCGCGGTGAGCGCCTGCCGCACCGCCGGGATCACCGTCAAGATGATCACGGGGGACCACGCGGCCACCGCAGCGGCCGTCGCGGCCCGGATCGGGCTGCTGGACGCGTCCGGCGCGCGCGAGGGGCAGGTGCTCACCGGAGCGGACCTGACGGCGCTGCCCGATCACGCCTACCCCGCCGCCGTCGACCGGGCCCGTGTGTTCGCCCGGGTGTCGCCCGAGCAGAAGCTGAGGCTGGTCCAGGCGCTCCAGGAGCGCGGGCAGGTGGTGGCCATGACCGGCGACGGCGTCAACGACGCCCCGGCCCTGCGCCAGGCGAACATCGGCATCGCCATGGGGCGCGGCGGCACCGAGGTGGCCAAGGACGCCGCCGACATGGTCCTCACCGACGACGACTTCGCCACCATCGAGGCCGCCGTCGAGGAGGGCCGAGGCGTCTTCGACAACCTCACCAAGTTCATCGTGTGGACCCTGCCGACCAACATGGGCGAGGGTCTGGTCATCCTGGTCGCGATCCTGCTGGGCGCCACGCTCCCGATCCTGCCCACCCAGATCCTGTGGATCAATATGACCACCGCGGTCGCGCTGGGCCTGATGCTCGCCTTCGAGCCCAAGGAGGCGGGCATCATGTCCCGGCCGCCCCGCGACCCGGCCCGTCCCCTGCTCACCGGGGCTCTCGTCGTGCGCATCCTGCTGGTCTCGGCGCTGCTCGTGGCCGGTTCCTGGTGGCTGTTCACCTGGGAGCGGGGCACCGGCGCGAGTCTGCCGGAGGCCCGTACCGCCGCGGTGAACCTGTTCGTCGCCGTCGAGTTGTTCTATCTCTTCAGCTGCCGCTCCCTGACCCGCTCGGCATGGCGGCTCGGGCTGTTCGGCAACCGGTGGATCATCGCCGGTGTCATCACGCAGACGGCGGGGCAGCTCGCCCTCACCTATCTGCCGGCGATGAACCGCCTCTTCGACACCGCACCCGTCAGCGGCGAGGCGTGGCTGCGCATCCTCGGCATCGCCGCACTCACCGCGCTGGTGGTCGCCGCCGACAAGCGTCTGCGTCACCAGCGGCTCTGA
- a CDS encoding flavin reductase family protein translates to MAARPGLGTPRLASPDLLRSVFRRHAAGVAVITARGDRPVGFTATSLSSVAAEPPLLSFGIGTASSSWRVIADADHVGVHILAEDQRDLAATFARRGADRFAPPTRWRIGPEGVPLLDGVPAWLVCRVVARVPAGDHRVVIAEAVAGDPEGPGRPLLYHQGRFNALRD, encoded by the coding sequence ATGGCGGCCAGGCCCGGCCTCGGCACCCCTCGACTCGCCTCCCCCGATCTGCTGCGCTCCGTGTTCCGGCGGCACGCCGCCGGAGTGGCGGTGATCACCGCCCGGGGCGACCGCCCGGTGGGCTTCACCGCCACCTCGCTCAGCTCCGTCGCCGCCGAGCCGCCGCTGCTGTCGTTCGGCATCGGCACCGCCTCCTCCAGCTGGCGGGTCATCGCCGACGCGGACCATGTCGGGGTGCACATACTCGCCGAGGACCAGCGCGATCTGGCCGCCACGTTCGCCCGCAGGGGCGCCGACCGGTTCGCCCCGCCGACCCGGTGGCGCATCGGGCCCGAGGGGGTTCCGCTCCTGGACGGCGTGCCGGCGTGGCTGGTCTGCCGGGTGGTGGCCCGGGTGCCGGCGGGGGACCACCGCGTGGTGATCGCCGAGGCGGTCGCCGGTGACCCGGAGGGACCCGGTCGCCCTCTGCTGTACCACCAGGGGCGCTTCAACGCGTTGAGGGACTGA
- a CDS encoding lysophospholipid acyltransferase family protein has translation MAELVYRPVIGAALAMFKALDLKIDCQGSENIPRSGGAVLVSNHIGYLDFIFSGLAALPQKRLVRFMAKESVFRHRVSGPLMRGMKHIPVDRRQGEDAYAHALDSLRAGEVIGVFPEATISQSFTLKGFKSGAARLAQEAGVPLVPMALWGTQRLWTKGRPRNLRRSHIPVTIRVGEAMEAPTDQYAGALTRRLRERVQELLESAQRAYPVRPRDASDTWWVPAHLGGTAPTPAEVREAR, from the coding sequence ATGGCAGAGCTCGTCTACCGGCCGGTCATCGGCGCCGCACTCGCGATGTTCAAGGCGCTCGACCTGAAGATCGACTGCCAGGGTTCGGAGAACATCCCCCGGTCCGGCGGCGCGGTGCTGGTGAGCAATCACATCGGCTACCTGGACTTCATCTTCTCCGGCCTGGCCGCGCTGCCGCAGAAGCGACTGGTGCGCTTCATGGCGAAGGAGTCGGTCTTCCGGCACCGCGTCTCGGGCCCGCTGATGAGGGGCATGAAGCACATCCCGGTGGACCGGCGCCAGGGCGAGGACGCGTACGCCCACGCGCTGGACTCGCTGCGCGCGGGCGAGGTGATCGGCGTCTTCCCGGAGGCCACCATCTCCCAGTCGTTCACGCTGAAGGGCTTCAAGTCCGGCGCGGCCCGGCTCGCGCAGGAGGCCGGCGTGCCGCTCGTCCCGATGGCCCTGTGGGGCACGCAGCGGCTGTGGACCAAGGGCCGGCCGAGGAACCTCCGGCGCAGCCACATCCCGGTGACGATCCGCGTCGGCGAGGCCATGGAGGCGCCGACCGACCAGTACGCCGGGGCTCTCACGCGCCGGCTGCGGGAGCGTGTCCAGGAGCTGCTGGAGTCGGCGCAGCGCGCCTATCCGGTGCGCCCCAGGGACGCCTCCGACACCTGGTGGGTACCCGCTCACCTCGGGGGCACGGCACCGACTCCCGCCGAGGTCCGCGAGGCCCGCTGA
- a CDS encoding response regulator transcription factor codes for MTDTNSTNDPTGTTGTTPAGGTTPVGGTTPAGGTGGTVSVLIVDDEWMVRSMLRTIMESAPDITVAGEASDGSTAVTMAGVLRPDVVLMDIRMPRSDGLTATERLARSEHPPHVVVLTTFDLDEYVRTALRHGAVGFLLKDATADDMINAVRSAARGDAMLSPKVTRRLLRHFAEDGEERGARARQQRAGQARERLRALTAKERDVLVALGRGLSNADIAAALRISEATAKTHISRILTKVRAANRVQAALLAHHAGLLD; via the coding sequence ATGACCGACACGAACAGCACGAACGACCCGACCGGCACGACCGGCACGACTCCAGCCGGCGGCACGACTCCGGTGGGCGGGACGACTCCGGCGGGCGGGACGGGCGGGACCGTCAGCGTCCTGATCGTGGACGACGAATGGATGGTGCGCTCCATGCTGCGCACCATCATGGAGTCCGCTCCGGACATCACCGTGGCCGGCGAGGCATCCGACGGCAGCACCGCGGTGACCATGGCCGGCGTCCTCCGGCCGGACGTGGTCCTGATGGACATCCGCATGCCCCGCTCCGACGGGCTGACGGCCACCGAACGGCTCGCCCGCTCGGAGCACCCACCCCACGTCGTCGTCCTCACCACCTTCGACCTGGACGAGTACGTGCGCACCGCGCTGCGCCACGGTGCCGTCGGCTTCCTGCTGAAGGACGCCACCGCGGACGACATGATCAACGCTGTGCGCAGCGCCGCGCGCGGCGACGCGATGCTCTCCCCCAAGGTGACCCGACGGCTGCTCCGCCACTTCGCCGAGGACGGCGAAGAACGCGGAGCCCGCGCCCGGCAGCAGCGGGCCGGCCAAGCCAGGGAACGCCTCCGGGCGCTCACCGCGAAGGAACGCGACGTGCTCGTCGCGCTGGGCCGGGGCCTGTCCAACGCGGACATCGCCGCAGCGCTGCGCATCAGCGAGGCCACCGCGAAGACCCACATCAGCCGGATCCTCACCAAGGTCCGCGCGGCCAACCGGGTCCAGGCCGCCCTCCTCGCCCACCACGCCGGCCTTCTCGACTGA
- a CDS encoding thioredoxin family protein, which translates to MTGLAGARVTVPAVAGRSVRRTAHGRTGGRPMVSGPGEEHGERRLGAAELGAELGERATLVQFSSAFCQPCRATRRTLAEVAGMVDGVAHVEIDAEDRLALVRELDVLRTPTVLVLDARGRIVRRAAGQPRKADVIAALGEAVRWPARG; encoded by the coding sequence ATGACGGGACTCGCGGGTGCGCGCGTGACGGTCCCCGCGGTGGCGGGGCGGTCGGTGCGCCGCACCGCGCACGGGCGGACGGGCGGGAGACCGATGGTGAGCGGACCGGGCGAGGAGCACGGGGAGCGGCGGCTCGGCGCTGCCGAGCTGGGCGCCGAACTGGGGGAGAGGGCGACGCTCGTACAGTTCTCCAGCGCCTTCTGCCAGCCGTGCCGGGCGACGCGCCGCACGCTCGCGGAAGTCGCGGGAATGGTGGACGGCGTCGCCCATGTCGAGATCGACGCCGAGGACCGGCTCGCGCTCGTGCGCGAACTGGACGTCCTTCGCACCCCGACCGTGCTGGTGCTCGACGCCCGGGGCCGGATCGTACGGAGGGCCGCCGGGCAGCCCCGCAAGGCGGACGTGATCGCGGCCCTCGGCGAGGCCGTGCGGTGGCCGGCGCGCGGGTGA
- a CDS encoding B3/B4 domain-containing protein → MPLTLTVSDEVHALVPGFTPLVVEARGLVNGPSNEASSALLDEAARRVAERLGGRAPHEDPHMAAWRAAYTAFGAKPSRTRNSAEALARRALTGAGLPRINLLVDAYNALSVARLIPVGGEDLDRVRGGMRLVRATGREPFVTVAGGEETVECPDPGEIVWCDEEGVTCRRWNWRQGPRTRLTEESVNGLFLLESLAPMDPAELEAAGAELAESLEKLSPGARITLRDAD, encoded by the coding sequence ATGCCTCTCACGCTCACCGTCTCCGACGAGGTCCACGCTCTCGTCCCCGGCTTCACCCCGCTCGTCGTCGAGGCCCGCGGCCTGGTCAACGGGCCCAGCAACGAGGCGAGTTCGGCGCTCCTCGACGAGGCCGCCCGCCGGGTGGCGGAACGGCTCGGCGGCCGGGCCCCGCACGAGGACCCGCACATGGCGGCCTGGCGCGCCGCCTACACCGCCTTCGGGGCCAAGCCGTCCCGTACCCGCAACTCCGCCGAGGCGCTCGCCCGGCGAGCGCTGACCGGCGCCGGGCTGCCGCGGATCAATCTGCTCGTCGACGCGTACAACGCACTCAGTGTGGCCCGCCTGATCCCGGTCGGCGGCGAGGACCTCGACCGCGTCCGGGGTGGAATGCGCCTGGTGCGCGCCACCGGCCGGGAGCCGTTCGTCACCGTCGCGGGTGGCGAGGAGACGGTGGAGTGCCCCGACCCGGGCGAGATCGTCTGGTGCGACGAGGAAGGCGTCACCTGCCGCCGCTGGAACTGGCGCCAGGGCCCCCGCACCCGGCTCACCGAGGAATCCGTCAACGGACTCTTCCTGCTGGAGTCCCTGGCCCCGATGGACCCGGCGGAACTGGAGGCGGCGGGCGCGGAGCTCGCGGAGTCCCTGGAGAAGCTCAGCCCCGGAGCCCGGATCACCCTCCGTGACGCGGACTGA
- a CDS encoding electron transfer flavoprotein subunit alpha/FixB family protein: protein MAEVLVYVDHVDGAVRKPTLELLTLARRIGEPIAVALGSGAEATAATLAEHGAVKVLTADAPEFADYLVVPKVDALQAAYEAASAGGSLAAVLVPSSAEGKEIAARLAVRIGSGIITDAVDLEAGDGGPVATQSAFAAAFTTKSRVSKGIPVITVKPNSAPVEAAPAAGAVEALTVAFGDKATGTKVVSRTPRESTGRPELTEAAIVVSGGRGVNGAENFSVIEALADSLGAAVGASRAAVDAGWYPHSNQVGQTGKSVSPQLYIASGISGAIQHRAGMQTSKTIVAVNKDPEAPIFDLVDYGVVGDLFEVVPQLTDEIKARKG, encoded by the coding sequence ATGGCTGAAGTTCTCGTCTACGTCGACCACGTGGACGGCGCCGTCCGCAAGCCCACCCTGGAGCTGCTGACGCTGGCCCGCCGCATCGGCGAGCCGATCGCCGTCGCGCTCGGTTCCGGCGCCGAGGCCACCGCCGCCACCCTCGCCGAGCACGGCGCGGTCAAGGTCCTCACCGCCGACGCGCCCGAGTTCGCCGACTACCTGGTCGTACCGAAGGTGGACGCGCTGCAGGCCGCGTACGAGGCGGCGTCGGCCGGCGGCTCCCTGGCCGCGGTGCTGGTGCCGTCCTCCGCCGAGGGCAAGGAGATCGCGGCCCGTCTCGCGGTCCGCATCGGCTCCGGAATCATCACCGACGCGGTCGACCTGGAGGCCGGCGACGGGGGTCCGGTGGCCACGCAGTCCGCGTTCGCCGCCGCCTTCACCACCAAGTCCCGCGTGTCCAAGGGCATCCCGGTCATCACGGTGAAGCCGAACTCGGCCCCCGTGGAGGCCGCCCCGGCCGCCGGCGCCGTCGAGGCGCTCACCGTCGCCTTCGGTGACAAGGCGACCGGCACCAAGGTCGTCTCCCGCACCCCGCGCGAGTCGACCGGCCGCCCCGAGCTGACCGAGGCCGCGATCGTGGTCTCCGGCGGCCGCGGTGTCAACGGCGCCGAGAACTTCTCGGTGATCGAGGCGCTCGCCGACTCGCTCGGCGCCGCCGTCGGCGCCTCCCGCGCCGCCGTGGACGCCGGCTGGTACCCGCACTCCAACCAGGTCGGCCAGACCGGCAAGAGCGTCTCGCCGCAGCTGTACATCGCCTCCGGCATCTCGGGCGCGATCCAGCACCGGGCCGGTATGCAGACCTCCAAGACCATCGTGGCGGTCAACAAGGACCCCGAGGCCCCGATCTTCGACCTGGTCGACTACGGCGTGGTCGGTGACCTGTTCGAGGTCGTCCCCCAGCTGACCGACGAGATCAAGGCCCGCAAGGGCTGA
- a CDS encoding electron transfer flavoprotein subunit beta/FixA family protein — protein sequence MSLRIVVCVKYVPDATGDRHFADDLTVDRDDVDGLLSELDEYAVEQALQIAEEADDAEITVLTVGPEDAKDALRKALSMGADKAVHVEDDDLHGTDVMGTSLVLAKAIEKTGYDLVLCGMASTDGVMGVLPAILAERLGVPQVTLLSEVSVEDGTVKGRRDGDTASEQLEASLPAVVSVTDQSGEARYPSFKGIMAAKKKPVESLDLSDLDIEAEEVGLEGSWTAVDSAAERPARTAGTIVKDEGEGGKQLAEYLASQKFI from the coding sequence GTGAGCTTGAGGATCGTTGTCTGTGTGAAGTACGTGCCCGACGCCACCGGCGACCGGCACTTCGCCGATGACCTGACGGTCGACCGCGACGATGTCGACGGCCTGCTGTCGGAGCTCGACGAGTACGCGGTCGAGCAGGCGCTGCAGATCGCCGAGGAGGCGGACGACGCCGAGATCACCGTGCTGACCGTCGGTCCCGAGGACGCCAAGGACGCGCTGCGCAAGGCGCTGTCCATGGGTGCGGACAAGGCCGTCCACGTCGAGGACGACGATCTCCACGGCACCGACGTGATGGGTACGTCGCTGGTCCTGGCCAAGGCGATCGAGAAGACCGGCTACGACCTGGTCCTGTGCGGCATGGCCTCGACCGACGGCGTCATGGGCGTCCTTCCGGCGATCCTCGCCGAGCGGCTCGGCGTTCCGCAGGTGACCCTGCTGTCCGAGGTGTCCGTCGAGGACGGCACCGTCAAGGGCCGCCGTGACGGCGACACCGCGTCGGAGCAGCTGGAGGCGTCCCTGCCGGCGGTCGTGTCCGTGACGGACCAGTCGGGCGAGGCGCGCTACCCGTCCTTCAAGGGCATCATGGCCGCGAAGAAGAAGCCGGTGGAGTCGCTGGACCTGTCCGACCTCGACATCGAGGCGGAGGAGGTCGGCCTGGAGGGTTCCTGGACCGCGGTCGACTCCGCGGCCGAGCGCCCGGCCCGCACCGCGGGCACGATCGTCAAGGACGAGGGCGAGGGCGGCAAGCAGCTCGCGGAGTACCTCGCGAGCCAGAAGTTCATCTGA
- a CDS encoding sensor histidine kinase has product MRWPLRCAAVRKRARPAADVAVAVALALTTAVQDGRSANFAYADWIPPLWLAVPLGLLTGAAAWRRRRHPKLFLLCALGSYVALSSWVAVMVAQYTVAERSASWRKAAPATVAALVIVAVPVWDMGGADAAVPISLGICLLPTLLGLYVGAHRALLAELRERAERAEREQHQRVLQARSDERTRIARDMHDVVTHRVSLIVLHATALEAARGETALTLGRQIGTIGREALTELRSLVEVLRSDTEVPLAPQPGLAELDDLVGESRRTGIPVTLTMTDGTGATTESGSPAMPVLPALVEHAVYRVVQEALTNVHKHAGDAETRVEVRHTPGLLRLTVTNRRGTAEGTTDLPGGGHGLLGIAERIRLLGGRLTAQPMPGGGFGILAEIPLDGTPPTAHTAEGPPATESAR; this is encoded by the coding sequence ATGAGATGGCCCCTGCGTTGCGCCGCCGTACGGAAGCGGGCCCGTCCCGCCGCCGACGTCGCCGTGGCGGTCGCCCTCGCGCTGACCACGGCCGTGCAGGACGGCCGGTCCGCCAACTTCGCCTACGCCGACTGGATTCCGCCGCTCTGGCTGGCCGTCCCGCTGGGGCTGCTGACCGGCGCGGCTGCCTGGCGGCGGCGCCGCCACCCGAAGCTGTTCCTGCTGTGCGCCCTGGGCTCCTATGTGGCGTTGTCGTCCTGGGTGGCCGTCATGGTCGCGCAGTACACGGTCGCGGAGCGCAGCGCCTCCTGGCGGAAGGCCGCACCGGCCACAGTGGCCGCACTCGTGATCGTCGCCGTACCGGTGTGGGACATGGGCGGTGCCGACGCCGCGGTGCCCATCAGTCTGGGGATCTGCCTGCTGCCCACGCTCCTCGGGCTGTACGTCGGTGCCCACCGCGCGTTGCTGGCCGAGCTGCGGGAGCGCGCCGAACGCGCCGAACGCGAGCAGCACCAGCGGGTGCTGCAGGCCCGCAGCGACGAACGCACCCGGATCGCCAGGGACATGCACGACGTGGTCACCCACCGGGTGTCGCTCATCGTCCTGCACGCCACCGCCCTCGAGGCCGCCCGCGGGGAGACCGCCCTCACGCTCGGCCGCCAGATCGGCACCATCGGACGTGAGGCCCTGACCGAACTCCGCTCGCTGGTGGAGGTGCTGCGCTCCGACACCGAGGTGCCGCTGGCTCCCCAGCCCGGCCTGGCCGAACTCGACGACCTGGTCGGGGAATCCCGGCGTACCGGCATCCCCGTCACCCTGACCATGACCGACGGCACCGGGGCCACCACCGAATCCGGGTCGCCCGCAATGCCGGTACTGCCCGCACTGGTCGAGCACGCCGTCTACCGCGTCGTCCAGGAAGCCCTCACCAATGTGCACAAGCACGCCGGTGACGCCGAGACCCGTGTCGAGGTCCGGCACACCCCGGGGCTGCTGCGGCTGACGGTCACCAACCGGCGCGGCACCGCCGAAGGCACCACCGACCTGCCCGGCGGGGGACACGGTCTGCTCGGCATCGCCGAACGCATCCGCCTCCTCGGCGGCCGGCTCACCGCTCAGCCCATGCCGGGCGGCGGCTTCGGGATCCTCGCGGAGATCCCCCTCGACGGAACCCCGCCCACGGCCCACACCGCCGAGGGACCCCCGGCCACGGAGAGTGCCCGATGA